Proteins from one Populus trichocarpa isolate Nisqually-1 unplaced genomic scaffold, P.trichocarpa_v4.1 scaffold_25, whole genome shotgun sequence genomic window:
- the LOC127904825 gene encoding uncharacterized protein LOC127904825 isoform X2, giving the protein MLRQNDPVLHHVDRSFWEYVEKMDDGRMRCKFCGHCFAERTSISRIKLHLAGVTGRGVKTCGQVPPDVQDAALAAIDGPQEKKLKTLAGSSNNDVTNEISPSAQQQNNEMMMARQREDLWLEDLVTSITVEDMELLERGSFHERPSFYQADEPRGDPSQPTNDQLCSPSVNNDVIVNDAQNVFRVRTEPVVQVLEQSNAELENLSVDAGRTQVGVQGMEHGWEEERVCSHLDMENSMENTGEGSVQHVDRIVSPWRHAIDENYSRRGAIERLVQPGVGASSSGGNVIHHGISTSPQEQNNEVDNLTGDATRIQAPDMYEKSLQEMRTFLMKDDMESNSGRSLQPGAGARSSVGLKHNTSETRGAPLPTGSTKLVGRAFEENRKVIWSWLMDEEVSTIGIYGMGGAGKTTMLKHIYNELQRIANISPHVYWVTVSRDFSIHTLQKKIAKCINLSLSIEEEELHIAVKLSLELKKKQRWILILDDLWNSFELYKVGIPVSLKECKLIITTRSETVCRQMNSRNNLRVNPLSNKEAWTLFTEILGHDTRLSPEVEQIAKFITRECDGLPLGIKTIAGTMKGVDDIHEWSDALEDLRQSRVMQDKVEEEVFHILRFSYTHLSDRALQRCFLYCALFPEDSAINRLQLIRYLIDEGVVKGQKSREAGINKGHTMLNRLENVCLLERLHGGDFVKMHDLIRDMAIQKLQENSQAIVEAGEQLEELPDAEEWTEKLTTVSLMHNRIEEICSSHSVRCPNLSTLLLCSNHRLRFIAGSFFEQMHGLKVLDLSNTAIECLPDSVSDLVGLTSLLLNNCQRLSRVPSLKKLRALKRLDLSRTPLKKIPHGMKCLSNLRYLRMNGCGEKKFPCGIIPKLSHLQVLILEDWVDRVLNDGRMGKEIYAAVIVEGKEVGCLRKLESLECHFEDRSNYVEYLKSRDETQSLRTYKIVVGQFKEDEGWEFKYNQKSNIVVLGNLNINRDGDFQVISSNDIQQLICKCIDARSLGDVLSLKYATELEYIKILNCNSMESLVSSSWLCSAPLPQPSPSCNGIFSGLKRLYCSGCKGMKKLFPPVLLPYLVNLERIDVKECEKMEEIIGGARSDEEGDMGEESSVRNTEFKLPKLRELHLGDLPELKSICSAKLICDSLRVIEVRNCSIIEVLVPSSWIHLVKLKRIDVKECEKMEEIIGGARSDEEGDMGEESSVRNTEFKFPKLRELHLGDLPELKSICSAKLICDSLQVIEVRNCSIIEVLVPSSWIHLVNLEEIIVNGCEKMEEIIGGTRSDEEGDMGEQSSIRNTEFKLPKLRELHLGDLPELKSICSAKLICDSLQKIEVRNCSIREILVPSSWIGLVNLEEIVVEGCEKMEEIIGGARSDEEGVMGEESSIRNTEFKLPKLRHLYLKNLLELKSICSAKLICDSLEVIEVWNCSIREILVPSSWIRLVKLKVIVVGRCVKMEEIIGGTRSDEEGVMGEESSSSTELNFPQLKTLKLIWLPELRSICSAKLICDSMKLIHIRECQKLKRMPICLPLLENGQPSPPSFLRDIYATPKEWWESEVEWEHPNTKDVLRRFVRFG; this is encoded by the exons ATGCTTCGACAGAATGATCCAGTTTTGCATCATGTTGACAGATCTTTTTGGGAATATGTTGAAAAGATGGATGATGGTCGCATGAGGTGTAAGTTTTGTGGGCATTGTTTTGCCGAACGTACTTCCATTTCGAGGATCAAATTGCATTTAGCAGGAGTGACAGGCCGTGGTGTTAAAACTTGTGGACAAGTGCCTCCAGATGTCCAAGACGCAGCCCTTGCAGCAATTGATGGCCctcaagaaaagaaacttaaaaCTTTAGCAGGCTCTAGCAATAATGATGTCACTAATGAAATTTCACCTTCAGCACAACAACAGAACAATGAAATGATGATGGCACGACAACGAGAAGATCTTTGGCTCGAAGATTTGGTGACTAGCATCACTGTTGAAGACATGGAGCTTCTGGAGAGAGGTAGCTTTCATGAGAGGCCATCATTTTATCAAGCTGATGAGCCTCGAGGTGATCCATCCCAACCAACAAATGATCAACTCTGTTCTCCATCAGTAAACAATGATGTCATCGTGAATGATGCACAGAACGTATTTCGAGTGAGGACAGAACCAGTGGTTCAGGTGTTGGAACAAAGCAATGCAGAACTTGAGAATTTGTCTGTGGATGCTGGAAGGACACAAGTGGGAGTTCAGGGCATGGAACATGGTTGGGAGGAAGAGAGAGTTTGTTCGCATTTAGACATGGAAAATAGCATGGAAAACACTGGTGAAGGATCTGTCCAGCATGTTGACAGAATTGTCTCTCCTTGGAGACACGCGATTGATGAAAATTATAGTAGAAGAGGTGCAATAGAAAGATTAGTGCAGCCTGGCGTAGGTGCAAGCTCTTCTGGAGGCAATGTGATTCATCATGGCATTTCAACCAGTCCACAAGAGCAAAACAATGAAGTCGACAATTTGACAGGAGATGCAACAAGGATACAAGCACCAGATATGTATGAAAAAAGCTTGCAGGAGATGCGTACTTTCTTAATGAAGGATGATATGGAGAGCAATAGTGGAAGATCATTGCAGCCTGGTGCAGGGGCACGCTCTTCTGTAGGCCTTAAACACAACACAAGTGAGACTAGAGGAGCTCCTTTACCTACTGGCTCTACAAAGCTAGTGGGTCGAGCATTTGAAGAGAATAGGAAAGTGATATGGTCTTGGTTGATGGACGAAGAAGTCTCAACCATTGGTATTTACGGGATGGGGGGGGCTGGTAAAACCACAATGTTGAAACATATCTATAACGAGCTTCAACGAATTGCAAATATTTCTCCTCATGTTTACTGGGTGACCGTGTCTCGAGATTTCAGCATTCATACATTGCAGAAGAAGATCGCAAAATGTATAAATTTATCTCTTTCCATCGAAGAGGAGGAGTTGCACATAGCTGTGAAATTGTCACTAgaactaaaaaagaaacaaagatggattttaattttagatgatttgtggaacTCCTTTGAGCTATACAAAGTGGGAATTCCTGTCTCATTAAAAGAATGCAAGCTGATTATAACAACTCGATCAGAAACAGTTTGTCGACAGATGAATAGCAGAAACAATCTCAGAGTGAATCCTCTCTCTAATAAAGAAGCTTGGACTTTGTTTACGGAGATACTTGGACATGACACACGACTTTCTCCAGAAGTAGAACAAATTGCAAAATTTATCACAAGGGAGTGTGATGGTTTGCCGCTGGGAATTAAAACAATTGCTGGAACCATGAAGGGCGTAGATGACATCCACGAATGGAGCGATGCTTTGGAGGACCTCAGACAATCAAGAGTTATGCAAGATAAAGTGGAAGAGGAGGTATTTCATATATTGAGATTTAGTTACACCCACTTAAGTGATAGAGCTCTGCAACGATGTTTCTTGTATTGTGCATTATTTCCAGAAGACTCTGCTATCAATAGACTGCAATTGATACGTTATTTGATTGATGAGGGAGTGGTAAAGGGGCAAAAGAGTAGGGAGGCAGGAATTAACAAAGGCCACACAATGCTTAATAGACTTGAAAATGTCTGTCTATTAGAAAGATTGCATGGTGGTGATTTTGTTAAGATGCATGACTTGATTAGGGACATGGCCATCCAAAAGCTGCAAGAGAACTCTCAAGCCATTGTTGAAGCTGGTGAACAATTAGAAGAATTGCCGGATGCAGAGGAGTGGACTGAGAAACTTACGACCGTTTCACTAATGCACAACCGAATTGAAGAGATTTGTTCCAGCCATTCAGTGAGGTGTCCAAATCTGTCAACCTTATTGCTATGTAGTAATCATAGGTTGCGATTCATTGCGGGTTCATTTTTCGAGCAAATGCATGGGCTCAAGGTCCTCGATCTGTCTAACACAGCTATTGAATGTTTGCCTGATTCTGTCTCTGATTTGGTGGGTCTCACTTCATTGTTGCTCAACAATTGTCAGAGGTTAAGCCGTGTACCATCATTGAAAAAGCTCAGGGCACTGAAGAGGTTAGATCTCTCTCGTACTCCACTTAAAAAGATTCCACATGGCATGAAATGTCTATCCAACCTGAGATATCTAAGAATGAATGGATGTGGTGAAAAGAAGTTTCCATGTGGGATAATACCTAAACTCTCTCACCTGCAAGTCTTGATACTAGAGGATTGGGTGGATAGGGTTCTTAATGATGGTAGAATGGGTAAGGAAATATATGCTGCAGTAATAGTTGAAGGAAAGGAAGTAGGATGCTTGAGGAAGTTGGAGAGTTTGGAATGCCATTTTGAAGATCGCTCTAACTACGTGGAGTACCTCAAATCTCGGGATGAGACCCAATCACTAAGAACATACAAAATTGTTGTAGGACAGTTCAAGGAAGATGAAGGTTGGGAATTTAAGTATAATCAGAAAAGTAACATAGTTGTTTTGGGTAATTTGAATATCAATAGAGATGGAGATTTTCAGGTCATCTCCTCAAATGACATTCAACAACTAATTTGTAAATGTATCGATGCGAGAAGTTTAGGCGATGTTTTGTCATTAAAGTATGCAACTGAACTGGAGTATATCAAGATTTTGAATTGCAATAGCATGGAGAGCTTggtttcatcttcttggttATGCTCTGCTCCACTACCACAGCCATCTCCATCTTGTAATGGTATATTTTCTGGTCTTAAACGGTTATATTGTTCTGGTTGTAAGGGTATGAAGAAGTTGTTCCCTCCTGTCTTGCTGCCATACCTTGTAAACCTGGAAAGGATTGATGTTAAAGAAtgtgagaaaatggaggagataatag gtGGAGCAAGATCGGATGAAGAAGGGGATATGGGTGAAGAAAGCAGCGTCAGAAACACCGAATTCAAACTCCCAAAGTTGAGAGAACTGCACTTGGGAGATTTACCAGAACTAAAAAGCATTTGTAGTGCAAAACTGATTTGCGATTCTCTCCGAGTAATTGAAGTACGGAATTGCAGTATCATAGAAGTCTTGGTTCCATCTTCTTGGATTCACCTTGTAAAACTGAAAAGGATTGATGTTAAAGAAtgtgagaaaatggaggagataataggtGGAGCAAGATCGGATGAAGAAGGGGATATGGGTGAAGAAAGCAGCGTCAGAAACACCGAATTCAAATTCCCAAAGTTGAGAGAACTGCACTTGGGAGATTTACCAGAACTAAAAAGCATTTGTAGTGCAAAACTGATTTGCGATTCTCTTCAAGTAATTGAAGTACGGAATTGCAGTATCATAGAAGTCTTGGTTCCATCTTCTTGGATTCACCTTGTAAACCTAGAAGAGATTATTGTTAATGGAtgtgagaaaatggaggagataataggtGGAACAAGATCGGATGAAGAAGGGGATATGGGTGAACAAAGCAGCATCAGAAACACCGAATTCAAACTCCCAAAGTTGAGAGAACTGCACTTGGGAGATTTACCAGAACTAAAAAGCATTTGTAGTGCAAAACTAATTTGCGATTCTCTCCAAAAAATTGAAGTACGGAATTGCAGCATCAGAGAAATCTTGGTTCCATCTTCTTGGATTGGCCTTGTAAACCTAGAAGAGATTGTTGTTGAAGGAtgtgagaaaatggaggagataataggtGGAGCAAGATCGGATGAAGAAGGGGTTATGGGTGAAGAAAGCAGCATCAGAAACACCGAATTCAAACTCCCAAAGTTGAGACACCTGTACTTGAAAAATTTACTAGAACTAAAAAGCATTTGTAGTGCAAAACTGATTTGCGATTCTCTCGAAGTAATTGAAGTATGGAATTGCAGTATCAGAGAAATCTTGGTTCCATCTTCTTGGATTCGCCTTGTAAAGCTAAAAGTGATTGTTGTTGGAAGATGTGTgaaaatggaggagataataggtGGAACAAGATCGGATGAAGAAGGGGTTATGGGTGaagaaagcagcagcagcactgaACTGAACTTCCCACAGTTAAAAACTCTGAAATTGATTTGGTTACCAGAACTCAGAAGCATCTGTAGTGCAAAACTGATTTGCGATTCTATGAAATTAATTCATATAAGAGAATGTCAGAAGCTGAAGAGAATGCCAATTTGTCTTCCGTTGCTTGAAAATGGCCAGCCAtctcctccctcttttcttAGAGATATCTATGCAACGCCCAAAGAATGGTGGGAGTCAGAAGTGGAGTGGGAGCATCCTAACACCAAGGATGTCCTTCGTCGTTTCGTAAGGTTTGGATAA
- the LOC127904825 gene encoding disease resistance protein At4g27190-like isoform X3, with translation MLRQNDPVLHHVDRSFWEYVEKMDDGRMRCKFCGHCFAERTSISRIKLHLAGVTGRGVKTCGQVPPDVQDAALAAIDGPQEKKLKTLAGSSNNDVTNEISPSAQQQNNEMMMARQREDLWLEDLVTSITVEDMELLERGSFHERPSFYQADEPRGDPSQPTNDQLCSPSVNNDVIVNDAQNVFRVRTEPVVQVLEQSNAELENLSVDAGRTQVGVQGMEHGWEEERVCSHLDMENSMENTGEGSVQHVDRIVSPWRHAIDENYSRRGAIERLVQPGVGASSSGGNVIHHGISTSPQEQNNEVDNLTGDATRIQAPDMYEKSLQEMRTFLMKDDMESNSGRSLQPGAGARSSVGLKHNTSETRGAPLPTGSTKLVGRAFEENRKVIWSWLMDEEVSTIGIYGMGGAGKTTMLKHIYNELQRIANISPHVYWVTVSRDFSIHTLQKKIAKCINLSLSIEEEELHIAVKLSLELKKKQRWILILDDLWNSFELYKVGIPVSLKECKLIITTRSETVCRQMNSRNNLRVNPLSNKEAWTLFTEILGHDTRLSPEVEQIAKFITRECDGLPLGIKTIAGTMKGVDDIHEWSDALEDLRQSRVMQDKVEEEVFHILRFSYTHLSDRALQRCFLYCALFPEDSAINRLQLIRYLIDEGVVKGQKSREAGINKGHTMLNRLENVCLLERLHGGDFVKMHDLIRDMAIQKLQENSQAIVEAGEQLEELPDAEEWTEKLTTVSLMHNRIEEICSSHSVRCPNLSTLLLCSNHRLRFIAGSFFEQMHGLKVLDLSNTAIECLPDSVSDLVGLTSLLLNNCQRLSRVPSLKKLRALKRLDLSRTPLKKIPHGMKCLSNLRYLRMNGCGEKKFPCGIIPKLSHLQVLILEDWVDRVLNDGRMGKEIYAAVIVEGKEVGCLRKLESLECHFEDRSNYVEYLKSRDETQSLRTYKIVVGQFKEDEGWEFKYNQKSNIVVLGNLNINRDGDFQVISSNDIQQLICKCIDARSLGDVLSLKYATELEYIKILNCNSMESLVSSSWLCSAPLPQPSPSCNGIFSGLKRLYCSGCKGMKKLFPPVLLPYLVNLERIDVKECEKMEEIIGGARSDEEGDMGEESSVRNTEFKFPKLRELHLGDLPELKSICSAKLICDSLQVIEVRNCSIIEVLVPSSWIHLVNLEEIIVNGCEKMEEIIGGTRSDEEGDMGEQSSIRNTEFKLPKLRELHLGDLPELKSICSAKLICDSLQKIEVRNCSIREILVPSSWIGLVNLEEIVVEGCEKMEEIIGGARSDEEGVMGEESSIRNTEFKLPKLRHLYLKNLLELKSICSAKLICDSLEVIEVWNCSIREILVPSSWIRLVKLKVIVVGRCVKMEEIIGGTRSDEEGVMGEESSSSTELNFPQLKTLKLIWLPELRSICSAKLICDSMKLIHIRECQKLKRMPICLPLLENGQPSPPSFLRDIYATPKEWWESEVEWEHPNTKDVLRRFVRFG, from the exons ATGCTTCGACAGAATGATCCAGTTTTGCATCATGTTGACAGATCTTTTTGGGAATATGTTGAAAAGATGGATGATGGTCGCATGAGGTGTAAGTTTTGTGGGCATTGTTTTGCCGAACGTACTTCCATTTCGAGGATCAAATTGCATTTAGCAGGAGTGACAGGCCGTGGTGTTAAAACTTGTGGACAAGTGCCTCCAGATGTCCAAGACGCAGCCCTTGCAGCAATTGATGGCCctcaagaaaagaaacttaaaaCTTTAGCAGGCTCTAGCAATAATGATGTCACTAATGAAATTTCACCTTCAGCACAACAACAGAACAATGAAATGATGATGGCACGACAACGAGAAGATCTTTGGCTCGAAGATTTGGTGACTAGCATCACTGTTGAAGACATGGAGCTTCTGGAGAGAGGTAGCTTTCATGAGAGGCCATCATTTTATCAAGCTGATGAGCCTCGAGGTGATCCATCCCAACCAACAAATGATCAACTCTGTTCTCCATCAGTAAACAATGATGTCATCGTGAATGATGCACAGAACGTATTTCGAGTGAGGACAGAACCAGTGGTTCAGGTGTTGGAACAAAGCAATGCAGAACTTGAGAATTTGTCTGTGGATGCTGGAAGGACACAAGTGGGAGTTCAGGGCATGGAACATGGTTGGGAGGAAGAGAGAGTTTGTTCGCATTTAGACATGGAAAATAGCATGGAAAACACTGGTGAAGGATCTGTCCAGCATGTTGACAGAATTGTCTCTCCTTGGAGACACGCGATTGATGAAAATTATAGTAGAAGAGGTGCAATAGAAAGATTAGTGCAGCCTGGCGTAGGTGCAAGCTCTTCTGGAGGCAATGTGATTCATCATGGCATTTCAACCAGTCCACAAGAGCAAAACAATGAAGTCGACAATTTGACAGGAGATGCAACAAGGATACAAGCACCAGATATGTATGAAAAAAGCTTGCAGGAGATGCGTACTTTCTTAATGAAGGATGATATGGAGAGCAATAGTGGAAGATCATTGCAGCCTGGTGCAGGGGCACGCTCTTCTGTAGGCCTTAAACACAACACAAGTGAGACTAGAGGAGCTCCTTTACCTACTGGCTCTACAAAGCTAGTGGGTCGAGCATTTGAAGAGAATAGGAAAGTGATATGGTCTTGGTTGATGGACGAAGAAGTCTCAACCATTGGTATTTACGGGATGGGGGGGGCTGGTAAAACCACAATGTTGAAACATATCTATAACGAGCTTCAACGAATTGCAAATATTTCTCCTCATGTTTACTGGGTGACCGTGTCTCGAGATTTCAGCATTCATACATTGCAGAAGAAGATCGCAAAATGTATAAATTTATCTCTTTCCATCGAAGAGGAGGAGTTGCACATAGCTGTGAAATTGTCACTAgaactaaaaaagaaacaaagatggattttaattttagatgatttgtggaacTCCTTTGAGCTATACAAAGTGGGAATTCCTGTCTCATTAAAAGAATGCAAGCTGATTATAACAACTCGATCAGAAACAGTTTGTCGACAGATGAATAGCAGAAACAATCTCAGAGTGAATCCTCTCTCTAATAAAGAAGCTTGGACTTTGTTTACGGAGATACTTGGACATGACACACGACTTTCTCCAGAAGTAGAACAAATTGCAAAATTTATCACAAGGGAGTGTGATGGTTTGCCGCTGGGAATTAAAACAATTGCTGGAACCATGAAGGGCGTAGATGACATCCACGAATGGAGCGATGCTTTGGAGGACCTCAGACAATCAAGAGTTATGCAAGATAAAGTGGAAGAGGAGGTATTTCATATATTGAGATTTAGTTACACCCACTTAAGTGATAGAGCTCTGCAACGATGTTTCTTGTATTGTGCATTATTTCCAGAAGACTCTGCTATCAATAGACTGCAATTGATACGTTATTTGATTGATGAGGGAGTGGTAAAGGGGCAAAAGAGTAGGGAGGCAGGAATTAACAAAGGCCACACAATGCTTAATAGACTTGAAAATGTCTGTCTATTAGAAAGATTGCATGGTGGTGATTTTGTTAAGATGCATGACTTGATTAGGGACATGGCCATCCAAAAGCTGCAAGAGAACTCTCAAGCCATTGTTGAAGCTGGTGAACAATTAGAAGAATTGCCGGATGCAGAGGAGTGGACTGAGAAACTTACGACCGTTTCACTAATGCACAACCGAATTGAAGAGATTTGTTCCAGCCATTCAGTGAGGTGTCCAAATCTGTCAACCTTATTGCTATGTAGTAATCATAGGTTGCGATTCATTGCGGGTTCATTTTTCGAGCAAATGCATGGGCTCAAGGTCCTCGATCTGTCTAACACAGCTATTGAATGTTTGCCTGATTCTGTCTCTGATTTGGTGGGTCTCACTTCATTGTTGCTCAACAATTGTCAGAGGTTAAGCCGTGTACCATCATTGAAAAAGCTCAGGGCACTGAAGAGGTTAGATCTCTCTCGTACTCCACTTAAAAAGATTCCACATGGCATGAAATGTCTATCCAACCTGAGATATCTAAGAATGAATGGATGTGGTGAAAAGAAGTTTCCATGTGGGATAATACCTAAACTCTCTCACCTGCAAGTCTTGATACTAGAGGATTGGGTGGATAGGGTTCTTAATGATGGTAGAATGGGTAAGGAAATATATGCTGCAGTAATAGTTGAAGGAAAGGAAGTAGGATGCTTGAGGAAGTTGGAGAGTTTGGAATGCCATTTTGAAGATCGCTCTAACTACGTGGAGTACCTCAAATCTCGGGATGAGACCCAATCACTAAGAACATACAAAATTGTTGTAGGACAGTTCAAGGAAGATGAAGGTTGGGAATTTAAGTATAATCAGAAAAGTAACATAGTTGTTTTGGGTAATTTGAATATCAATAGAGATGGAGATTTTCAGGTCATCTCCTCAAATGACATTCAACAACTAATTTGTAAATGTATCGATGCGAGAAGTTTAGGCGATGTTTTGTCATTAAAGTATGCAACTGAACTGGAGTATATCAAGATTTTGAATTGCAATAGCATGGAGAGCTTggtttcatcttcttggttATGCTCTGCTCCACTACCACAGCCATCTCCATCTTGTAATGGTATATTTTCTGGTCTTAAACGGTTATATTGTTCTGGTTGTAAGGGTATGAAGAAGTTGTTCCCTCCTGTCTTGCTGCCATACCTTGTAAACCTGGAAAGGATTGATGTTAAAGAAtgtgagaaaatggaggagataatag gtGGAGCAAGATCGGATGAAGAAGGGGATATGGGTGAAGAAAGCAGCGTCAGAAACACCGAATTCAAATTCCCAAAGTTGAGAGAACTGCACTTGGGAGATTTACCAGAACTAAAAAGCATTTGTAGTGCAAAACTGATTTGCGATTCTCTTCAAGTAATTGAAGTACGGAATTGCAGTATCATAGAAGTCTTGGTTCCATCTTCTTGGATTCACCTTGTAAACCTAGAAGAGATTATTGTTAATGGAtgtgagaaaatggaggagataataggtGGAACAAGATCGGATGAAGAAGGGGATATGGGTGAACAAAGCAGCATCAGAAACACCGAATTCAAACTCCCAAAGTTGAGAGAACTGCACTTGGGAGATTTACCAGAACTAAAAAGCATTTGTAGTGCAAAACTAATTTGCGATTCTCTCCAAAAAATTGAAGTACGGAATTGCAGCATCAGAGAAATCTTGGTTCCATCTTCTTGGATTGGCCTTGTAAACCTAGAAGAGATTGTTGTTGAAGGAtgtgagaaaatggaggagataataggtGGAGCAAGATCGGATGAAGAAGGGGTTATGGGTGAAGAAAGCAGCATCAGAAACACCGAATTCAAACTCCCAAAGTTGAGACACCTGTACTTGAAAAATTTACTAGAACTAAAAAGCATTTGTAGTGCAAAACTGATTTGCGATTCTCTCGAAGTAATTGAAGTATGGAATTGCAGTATCAGAGAAATCTTGGTTCCATCTTCTTGGATTCGCCTTGTAAAGCTAAAAGTGATTGTTGTTGGAAGATGTGTgaaaatggaggagataataggtGGAACAAGATCGGATGAAGAAGGGGTTATGGGTGaagaaagcagcagcagcactgaACTGAACTTCCCACAGTTAAAAACTCTGAAATTGATTTGGTTACCAGAACTCAGAAGCATCTGTAGTGCAAAACTGATTTGCGATTCTATGAAATTAATTCATATAAGAGAATGTCAGAAGCTGAAGAGAATGCCAATTTGTCTTCCGTTGCTTGAAAATGGCCAGCCAtctcctccctcttttcttAGAGATATCTATGCAACGCCCAAAGAATGGTGGGAGTCAGAAGTGGAGTGGGAGCATCCTAACACCAAGGATGTCCTTCGTCGTTTCGTAAGGTTTGGATAA